From a single Planctellipticum variicoloris genomic region:
- a CDS encoding lipopolysaccharide kinase InaA family protein has translation MLDSVAKRGLHRTTWRLRLGEIPCYLKLSHSRSWTGWLRGQLQGRPAEREFRKLQLLAEAGLPVTPPLAVGSPAGLLGSRSWLLTADVPGRSLDELAPPERRPDAPWLSREERAGLTRALIRLLVRLHAAGFCHRDLHAGNLLWAPGGDDGSMPQLTLVDVAAIEPCMGGISEAQRWRDLSQLRHAFCLAASRSDQMRLARSYLHEALLISPGQNRKRYRRTIRKLAAQSIAYSRAAWEKADRKWSRGNRRVAIVRNEWIEVRGLSSLGSPLLERLAAAASDPAAESPVGWRWMEFSRARCVWELGHALLRRGIRAAEPLVLITSASNQSGWIAFVEPNAADIVCRAGRSDVERLLVELRQQGFAASSEWCDKYGEIEDGLLRLSPCGLAWLAEAAVMDVPPRSMARAA, from the coding sequence TTGCTAGACAGCGTCGCGAAGCGGGGGCTGCACCGGACCACCTGGCGGCTAAGGCTGGGAGAGATTCCGTGCTATTTGAAGTTGTCGCACAGTCGCTCCTGGACGGGCTGGCTGCGCGGCCAGTTGCAAGGGCGGCCTGCAGAACGTGAATTCCGGAAACTGCAGCTTCTGGCGGAGGCCGGTCTGCCGGTGACCCCGCCGCTGGCAGTTGGAAGTCCGGCCGGTCTGCTCGGAAGCCGCTCCTGGCTGCTGACCGCGGATGTTCCGGGGCGATCGCTGGACGAGCTGGCCCCTCCGGAACGACGGCCGGATGCTCCATGGCTGTCTCGCGAAGAACGGGCCGGCCTGACACGGGCTCTGATCCGGTTGCTCGTTCGACTCCATGCCGCCGGTTTTTGTCATCGAGACCTGCATGCCGGGAATCTGCTCTGGGCGCCCGGCGGCGACGACGGGTCGATGCCTCAGTTGACGCTGGTGGACGTTGCGGCGATTGAACCGTGCATGGGGGGGATTTCGGAGGCGCAGCGGTGGCGGGACCTGTCTCAGCTCCGGCATGCGTTCTGCTTGGCGGCTTCACGCTCGGACCAGATGCGTCTGGCGCGAAGCTACCTGCATGAGGCCCTGCTGATTTCACCTGGTCAAAATCGGAAACGCTATCGACGAACAATTCGCAAGCTGGCGGCGCAGTCGATCGCGTACTCCCGCGCGGCGTGGGAGAAGGCGGATCGGAAGTGGTCGCGCGGCAATCGGAGAGTCGCGATTGTCCGGAACGAATGGATTGAGGTTCGCGGCCTGTCGTCGCTGGGAAGCCCATTGCTGGAGCGTCTGGCCGCTGCGGCGAGCGATCCGGCTGCGGAGTCTCCGGTTGGCTGGCGATGGATGGAGTTTTCCAGGGCGAGATGCGTCTGGGAACTGGGGCACGCCCTGCTGCGGCGAGGAATCCGGGCGGCCGAACCGCTGGTGTTGATCACATCGGCATCAAATCAATCCGGTTGGATCGCGTTTGTCGAGCCAAACGCCGCCGACATCGTCTGCCGCGCCGGGAGATCCGATGTCGAGCGACTGCTGGTCGAGCTGCGGCAGCAGGGATTTGCGGCATCTTCGGAGTGGTGCGACAAGTATGGTGAAATCGAGGACGGGCTGTTGAGATTGAGCCCGTGCGGGCTGGCGTGGTTGGCGGAAGCCGCGGTGATGGATGTTCCGCCGCGTTCGATGGCGCGGGCGGCATGA
- a CDS encoding TolC family protein — MRFERSIRWIHALLATAAFAGCRGVEHLNYLGDADLQYYKTKSLEIEYPNVDDPTPPEVAYSQAPRTVKDAEVESYWDLSLQDAVLIAIANNKMIRSRGEFLNGGVLLRNPTNAPSVYDPALRETGFLFGNRGVEAALADFDAQFTTSLLFGSAQNVQNNGGFINPGFVLENDTAAFASALQKTFANGGTVALNHNWNYLNTNTPAPLLYPSSYNGFAQFSYTQPLWAGAGVDYNRIAGPVRSGLGAITGVSQGVSISRINVDISLADFELAVIQMVKDVEDLYWELYLTYRQYDAEVANRDSVLQVWTTINAKRVAQSAGGGSASESLARANYLETRARVENALATIYSTENQFRRLLALPVNDGRLIRPSDSPLQAEYVVNWDSALLESLMRRPELRRQKWQIKSLELQRLAAESVVNPQLNFVSSYQLNGFGNDLWSYDTSGYNSAYGSLTRGEQSSWTLGFQFAMPIGFRQARSQLRNIELQLIKAKSALTSQEQDISHELADAVQRIDAAYMVAKTNFDRVIAADRQLRDIKLAYDIGGANLADIGRVNIDLLTRTQSNRTAAEVAFVTSVVRYNQAIAELHLRQGTTLENSGISLEEGPWSEGAQDDALRRAWARSFARPNEWLESQPADFASPVPFPKTDLSPSSANAGSQTPTPAVPPGPAEAAYPPPVPAPAAPGVDTIPE; from the coding sequence ATGCGATTCGAGCGATCGATCCGCTGGATCCACGCGCTGCTGGCCACCGCCGCCTTTGCCGGGTGTCGCGGGGTGGAGCACCTGAATTACCTGGGTGATGCGGACCTTCAGTACTATAAGACGAAGTCGCTGGAGATCGAGTATCCCAATGTCGACGATCCGACACCTCCCGAAGTGGCGTATTCTCAGGCGCCACGGACGGTGAAGGACGCCGAGGTCGAATCGTATTGGGATCTGTCGCTGCAGGACGCGGTCCTGATTGCGATTGCGAACAATAAGATGATCCGGTCGCGGGGCGAGTTTCTGAATGGCGGGGTCCTGCTTCGCAACCCGACGAATGCACCGTCGGTCTACGATCCGGCCTTGCGCGAAACGGGTTTCCTGTTCGGCAATCGAGGCGTGGAAGCCGCCCTCGCCGACTTCGACGCCCAGTTCACGACGTCGCTGCTGTTCGGCAGCGCGCAGAACGTGCAGAACAACGGCGGGTTTATCAATCCGGGGTTCGTGCTTGAGAACGACACCGCGGCGTTCGCTTCGGCGCTGCAGAAGACGTTCGCCAATGGCGGCACGGTCGCGCTGAACCACAACTGGAACTACCTCAACACCAATACTCCGGCTCCGCTGCTCTACCCGTCGTCCTACAACGGGTTTGCGCAATTCAGCTATACCCAGCCCCTGTGGGCGGGGGCGGGTGTGGACTACAACCGCATCGCCGGCCCCGTCCGATCAGGTCTGGGAGCGATTACCGGCGTGAGTCAGGGCGTATCGATTTCCCGGATCAACGTCGACATCTCGCTCGCGGACTTCGAGCTGGCCGTGATTCAGATGGTCAAGGACGTCGAGGATCTGTACTGGGAGCTGTATCTGACCTATCGGCAATACGACGCCGAAGTCGCCAATCGCGACAGCGTGCTGCAGGTCTGGACGACGATTAACGCCAAGCGAGTGGCGCAGTCGGCGGGCGGCGGGAGCGCTTCGGAGTCGCTGGCGCGAGCGAACTACCTGGAGACGCGAGCGCGGGTCGAGAACGCTCTGGCCACCATCTACAGCACCGAGAATCAGTTTCGGCGGCTGCTGGCGCTGCCGGTCAACGATGGCCGGCTGATTCGCCCGAGCGATTCACCGCTGCAGGCGGAGTACGTGGTCAATTGGGACTCCGCACTGCTGGAGTCGCTGATGCGGCGGCCGGAGCTGCGCCGTCAGAAGTGGCAGATCAAGAGTCTCGAACTGCAGCGTCTGGCGGCGGAGAGCGTCGTCAATCCGCAGCTCAACTTCGTGTCGTCTTATCAGTTGAACGGGTTCGGCAACGACCTGTGGTCGTATGATACTTCGGGCTACAACAGCGCCTACGGCTCGCTGACGCGGGGTGAGCAGTCGAGCTGGACGCTCGGGTTTCAGTTCGCCATGCCGATCGGTTTCCGACAGGCACGTTCGCAGTTGCGGAATATCGAACTTCAGTTGATCAAGGCGAAATCGGCGTTGACGTCCCAGGAGCAGGATATCAGCCACGAACTGGCAGATGCCGTGCAGCGGATTGACGCTGCCTATATGGTCGCGAAAACCAACTTCGACCGCGTGATCGCCGCGGACCGGCAGTTGCGAGACATCAAGCTGGCCTACGATATCGGCGGCGCCAATCTGGCGGATATCGGCCGAGTGAATATCGACCTGCTGACTCGAACTCAGTCCAACCGGACGGCCGCTGAAGTGGCGTTTGTGACCAGCGTGGTCCGCTACAACCAGGCCATCGCCGAACTGCATCTGCGGCAAGGCACGACTCTGGAAAACAGCGGGATTTCGCTCGAAGAAGGTCCTTGGTCGGAAGGGGCTCAGGACGACGCGCTTCGTCGGGCGTGGGCTCGCAGCTTTGCCCGGCCGAACGAGTGGCTGGAGTCGCAGCCGGCCGATTTTGCCTCACCAGTGCCGTTCCCCAAGACCGATCTGTCGCCGTCGTCCGCAAACGCCGGAAGTCAAACTCCGACGCCCGCGGTTCCTCCCGGTCCGGCAGAGGCGGCTTATCCTCCTCCCGTTCCGGCGCCGGCCGCCCCGGGGGTCGATACGATTCCCGAGTAG
- a CDS encoding ATP-binding protein: protein MAPILFASSPRADSSSPGRSSTENLQVRDLLDHVPVGLCLIDEALTVVGWNRALVEWTGISEREIRGRRLSDRLPHLAEPRYLTRIQNVLETGAPAVLSAALHRHFFPAPACVGAQNRTMVQETRIQRVSTEPRQALITVQNLTTEYNQLEALRAERAELKRIREELVASNSSLQHSLRLLEENNDTLQREIQIKAEIEAELRRHSADLESSRLREQCHVVRLEQVIRDLTEARQAAESAARAKSEFLANMSHEIRTPLTAILGFVDLLRDAESPAEERTQALDTVHRNGQHLLAVINDVLDLSKIDAGQLQVERIPARLRQIVEEIRTLLESRATSRGLHLSARFDDSLSEIVVTDPVRLRQILMNLVGNAIKFTETGGVDILVSESRRPDLGPSATLIEIQVRDTGIGITSEQLQRLFQAFAQADASTTRRYGGTGLGLIISRKLARALGGDLTAESRPGHGSSFTVTIQAETLTPSINSGIPQPTSQIASSSPKINSDIRAPQTKTPQARVPVNSGRLAGLHLLVVDDAPDNRRLLAYHLSKAGATFDVAENGLKAVERILDSPAAAPVDAVFLDMQMPIMDGYTAAAILRDRGFTAPIIAITAHAMAGDRERCLACGCTNYLTKPVDKESLLRSVSCLARETALQSAP, encoded by the coding sequence GTGGCTCCAATCCTGTTCGCCTCCAGCCCGAGAGCCGACTCGTCCTCTCCAGGGCGTTCATCGACGGAAAACCTTCAGGTCCGCGATTTGCTGGACCATGTCCCCGTGGGGCTCTGTCTCATCGACGAAGCACTGACCGTCGTCGGCTGGAACAGAGCTCTCGTCGAATGGACCGGAATCTCCGAACGGGAGATCCGGGGCCGCCGGCTCAGCGACCGCCTGCCCCATCTCGCGGAACCGCGCTATCTCACCCGCATTCAGAACGTCCTTGAAACCGGAGCCCCCGCAGTCCTCTCCGCAGCACTTCACCGCCATTTCTTCCCGGCCCCGGCCTGCGTCGGCGCGCAGAACCGGACGATGGTGCAGGAAACACGCATCCAGCGAGTCTCGACCGAGCCCCGGCAAGCCCTCATCACCGTTCAAAACCTGACCACTGAGTACAATCAGCTTGAAGCGCTGCGCGCCGAACGGGCCGAACTCAAGCGAATCCGCGAAGAGCTCGTCGCGTCCAACAGTTCCCTCCAGCACAGCCTCCGGCTTCTCGAAGAGAACAACGATACCCTCCAGCGGGAAATTCAGATCAAGGCCGAGATCGAGGCCGAACTGCGGCGGCACTCAGCCGACCTGGAATCCAGCCGCCTCCGCGAACAGTGCCACGTCGTTCGTCTGGAGCAGGTCATTCGCGATCTGACGGAAGCCCGACAGGCCGCGGAATCGGCCGCGCGCGCAAAGAGCGAATTCCTCGCGAACATGAGCCACGAAATCCGAACGCCTCTGACGGCCATTCTCGGATTCGTCGATCTCTTGCGCGACGCCGAGTCACCGGCCGAAGAGCGCACGCAGGCGCTCGACACCGTCCATCGGAACGGCCAGCATCTCCTCGCCGTCATCAACGACGTTCTCGATCTTTCGAAGATCGATGCCGGCCAGCTCCAGGTCGAACGCATACCGGCTCGATTGCGGCAGATTGTCGAGGAAATCCGAACTCTGCTTGAGTCCAGAGCCACCTCGCGGGGCTTGCATCTGTCGGCCCGCTTCGACGACTCGCTCTCGGAAATCGTCGTCACCGACCCGGTCCGACTCCGACAGATTCTGATGAATCTTGTCGGCAACGCTATCAAATTCACCGAAACCGGGGGGGTCGACATTCTCGTCTCGGAATCCCGCAGACCCGATCTCGGCCCGTCAGCCACTCTGATCGAGATTCAGGTCCGCGACACGGGCATCGGCATCACTTCCGAGCAGTTGCAGCGCCTCTTCCAGGCCTTCGCGCAGGCCGATGCGTCGACGACCCGCCGCTACGGCGGAACCGGACTCGGCCTGATCATCTCCCGAAAGCTTGCACGAGCCCTTGGCGGAGATCTTACGGCCGAAAGCCGCCCCGGACATGGCAGCTCCTTCACGGTGACGATTCAGGCGGAAACGCTGACGCCATCGATTAACAGTGGGATTCCGCAACCGACGTCGCAGATCGCGTCGAGTTCTCCGAAAATCAATTCGGACATACGGGCTCCTCAAACGAAAACGCCGCAGGCTCGAGTTCCCGTGAATTCCGGCAGACTGGCGGGCCTGCATCTGCTCGTCGTCGACGATGCTCCCGACAATCGACGGCTCCTCGCTTACCATCTTTCAAAAGCCGGCGCCACTTTCGACGTCGCCGAGAACGGTCTGAAGGCCGTCGAGCGGATCCTTGACAGCCCCGCAGCGGCGCCGGTCGACGCCGTGTTCCTCGATATGCAGATGCCGATCATGGACGGTTACACCGCCGCCGCCATCCTGCGCGACCGCGGTTTCACCGCCCCCATCATCGCCATCACCGCCCACGCCATGGCCGGCGACCGCGAACGCTGCCTGGCCTGCGGTTGCACCAACTACCTCACAAAACCCGTCGACAAAGAATCGTTGCTCCGATCGGTCTCGTGCCTGGCCCGTGAAACGGCATTGCAGTCGGCTCCGTGA
- a CDS encoding DUF962 domain-containing protein, whose amino-acid sequence MLTRFVKNYLLRHQHPLNQVLHLVGVPLTFLATAVLLWEGHVIWGCGTFVAGYALQFAGHAVEGNDAGEVIVLKRALGFPYVDIVPRPVSVKERKNEGRY is encoded by the coding sequence ATGCTGACGAGGTTCGTGAAAAACTATCTGTTGCGCCACCAGCATCCGCTCAATCAGGTCCTGCATCTGGTCGGTGTTCCGTTGACGTTTCTGGCGACGGCAGTGCTGTTGTGGGAGGGGCACGTCATCTGGGGCTGCGGGACGTTCGTGGCGGGATACGCGCTGCAGTTCGCCGGTCATGCGGTCGAGGGGAACGACGCCGGGGAAGTGATCGTTCTCAAACGCGCGCTTGGATTTCCCTATGTCGACATTGTTCCACGGCCTGTTTCCGTCAAGGAGCGAAAGAATGAGGGCCGATACTGA
- a CDS encoding GspE/PulE family protein: MAEDYLLKLIRKGTISADQLAEAEAIAKKQRIGVDDALIRLGYLTASEVSQLQASQFGYEMVNLDNIEIPTSVIALIPESVARESSVIPIGLRDERIQVAMANANDLEVLDKLRFVLNRDIDPVVASKESINNAISRHYSQHETESVDSMISEFTETAIDFTETEGPDAKAIEEEEAAPIVRLVNMIITEAVKLRASDIHVEPFEDRVRVRYRIDGSLVERDSPPKRLLASIVSRMKIMARMDISEKRRPQDGRIKTRISGKDYDLRVSILPTAFGQGVVLRILDRDNIKVGIRSLGFGEDNYRRFQNIIRRPNGIFLVTGPTGSGKTTTLYSALGEINRPDRKIITAEDPVEYYLPGINQVEVKADIGLDFARIIRAMLRQAPNVILVGEIRDTETGEMAIQASLTGHLVFSTLHTNDAPSSITRLIDMGVEPFLVASSVMAIMAQRLVRVVCPKCKEEYSPDPSELQHFEIAPDQLATAKFARGRGCNNCQHTGYRGRNAVFELMLMNSTLREMTFKSEPAQALRRQARLFGMKTLVEDAVDRAMLGKTTLAEAFKLAKGGH; encoded by the coding sequence ATGGCCGAAGACTATCTGCTCAAGCTCATCAGAAAAGGCACCATCAGTGCCGACCAGCTCGCGGAAGCGGAAGCCATTGCTAAAAAACAGCGCATCGGCGTGGACGACGCGCTGATTCGCCTCGGCTATCTGACTGCATCGGAAGTCAGTCAGTTGCAGGCGTCGCAGTTTGGCTACGAGATGGTCAACCTCGACAACATCGAGATTCCAACCTCCGTCATCGCCTTGATTCCGGAGTCGGTCGCCCGGGAAAGCTCGGTCATCCCCATCGGACTGCGAGACGAGCGAATTCAGGTTGCAATGGCGAATGCCAACGATCTGGAAGTCCTTGACAAGCTTCGCTTTGTGCTCAATCGCGACATCGATCCGGTCGTCGCGTCCAAAGAATCGATCAACAACGCCATCAGCCGGCACTACAGCCAGCACGAAACCGAGTCGGTGGACTCGATGATTTCGGAGTTTACCGAGACAGCCATTGACTTTACGGAAACCGAAGGCCCCGATGCGAAGGCCATTGAAGAAGAAGAGGCCGCCCCGATCGTTCGCCTGGTCAACATGATCATCACCGAAGCGGTGAAACTGCGCGCCAGCGACATTCACGTCGAACCTTTCGAAGACCGGGTCCGGGTCCGGTATCGGATCGACGGGTCCCTTGTCGAACGCGACAGCCCTCCTAAACGACTGCTCGCCTCGATCGTCTCCCGTATGAAGATCATGGCCCGCATGGACATTTCGGAGAAACGCCGCCCCCAGGACGGTCGAATTAAGACCCGCATCTCCGGAAAAGACTACGACCTGCGCGTCAGTATTCTCCCGACCGCCTTCGGCCAGGGGGTCGTGCTCCGGATCCTGGACCGCGACAACATTAAAGTCGGCATCCGGAGCCTCGGCTTCGGCGAAGACAACTACCGCCGATTTCAGAACATCATCCGCCGTCCGAACGGCATCTTCCTGGTCACCGGCCCGACAGGGAGCGGCAAGACGACAACTTTGTACAGCGCCCTGGGGGAGATCAACCGCCCCGATCGCAAGATCATCACCGCCGAGGACCCGGTTGAGTACTACCTGCCCGGCATCAATCAGGTGGAGGTGAAGGCCGATATCGGACTCGACTTCGCCCGGATCATCCGGGCCATGCTGCGTCAGGCGCCGAACGTGATCCTCGTCGGGGAAATCCGGGATACCGAGACCGGAGAAATGGCGATTCAGGCTTCTTTGACGGGACACTTGGTTTTCAGTACGCTCCACACGAACGATGCGCCCAGTTCCATTACACGGCTGATCGACATGGGGGTCGAGCCCTTCCTCGTCGCGTCGTCCGTCATGGCGATCATGGCCCAGCGACTGGTGCGAGTCGTATGTCCCAAGTGCAAGGAAGAATACTCCCCCGACCCGAGCGAATTGCAACACTTTGAAATCGCGCCCGATCAGCTTGCGACGGCGAAGTTTGCCCGCGGCCGCGGCTGCAACAACTGCCAGCACACCGGGTATCGCGGCCGGAACGCGGTCTTCGAACTGATGCTGATGAACTCCACGTTGCGGGAGATGACATTTAAGTCAGAACCGGCGCAGGCCCTGCGTCGGCAGGCGCGGCTGTTCGGCATGAAGACGCTGGTCGAAGACGCCGTCGACCGGGCCATGCTCGGAAAGACGACACTTGCCGAAGCCTTCAAGCTCGCCAAGGGGGGGCACTGA
- a CDS encoding MraY family glycosyltransferase, with protein MNFDVRYALPLSAFALSVAFTAVARVLASRLGFLDRPDGGRKNHHQAMPVLGGVSFFSSMLLVLGLSLLLPSSWLATPDSRQMVISLLSSGVCFCALGAWDDRWPLRPRTKLLGQILCCLPFAMLGRTIPALTILGISIDLGWFAIPFTVLWLTTCSNIVNLIDGLDGLAATIGTIVMLTVASLFLAAGEAEHGVTALILAGSLAGFLVHNWPPARIFMGDAGSLTTGFLAGALAIEASSKTAAGFTLAIPLVLMSIPLFDTTMAIVRRKLTGRGIGVGDRGHIHHRLQDRGLTRSQALLAITGLSLLMATAATLSAVLESETVGLAICLGTLALLVVGRVFGYHETILFFRYLQEIGVLLLDTSGVLQTRLLVARLGNSDPQLHMDLWQAVVDRVERMGGDCLRFQCRDASGRPVGEDQNWTTDSSADPGEARWGFQFSLRREDGSRATLAAEGMTQPHSGGPRVDDLHRLFASVCGELSADRDSSLRTPEFAPGADQFAPAASDVRRRAA; from the coding sequence ATGAATTTCGATGTCCGCTACGCCCTTCCGCTGTCAGCCTTCGCGCTGAGCGTCGCTTTCACCGCAGTGGCCCGCGTGCTGGCTTCGAGGTTGGGCTTCCTCGATCGCCCGGACGGCGGTCGCAAGAATCACCATCAGGCGATGCCGGTCCTGGGAGGAGTCTCTTTCTTTTCCAGCATGCTGCTGGTCCTCGGGCTTTCGCTGCTTCTCCCCAGCTCCTGGCTGGCAACCCCCGACAGCCGGCAAATGGTGATCAGCCTCCTCTCGTCCGGCGTCTGTTTCTGCGCACTGGGCGCCTGGGATGACCGCTGGCCGCTCAGACCGCGCACAAAACTGCTCGGCCAGATCCTCTGCTGCCTGCCGTTTGCGATGCTGGGACGAACGATCCCCGCGCTGACTATTCTCGGGATCAGCATCGATCTCGGCTGGTTTGCGATTCCCTTCACCGTCCTGTGGCTGACGACCTGCTCGAATATCGTGAACCTGATCGACGGCCTCGACGGCCTGGCTGCAACGATCGGCACGATCGTCATGCTGACGGTGGCGAGCCTGTTTCTTGCCGCGGGCGAAGCCGAGCATGGCGTCACCGCGCTGATCCTCGCGGGAAGCCTGGCGGGATTCCTCGTCCACAACTGGCCCCCCGCGCGAATCTTCATGGGCGACGCCGGCAGCCTGACCACCGGCTTTCTGGCGGGCGCGCTCGCGATCGAAGCCTCTTCCAAAACGGCGGCCGGGTTTACGCTCGCGATTCCGCTGGTCCTCATGAGCATCCCGCTCTTCGACACCACGATGGCCATCGTCCGTCGAAAACTCACCGGGCGCGGCATCGGCGTCGGCGACCGGGGGCACATTCACCACCGACTGCAGGATCGCGGCCTGACCCGTTCGCAAGCGCTCCTGGCCATTACCGGACTGAGCCTCCTCATGGCCACCGCGGCCACGCTGAGCGCCGTGCTTGAAAGTGAAACCGTCGGGCTGGCCATCTGCCTCGGCACGCTGGCCCTTCTTGTCGTCGGCAGAGTCTTCGGATATCACGAGACGATCCTGTTCTTCCGCTATCTCCAGGAAATTGGCGTTCTGCTGCTCGATACCTCCGGCGTCCTGCAGACGCGATTGCTCGTCGCCCGACTCGGAAACTCCGATCCGCAGCTTCATATGGATCTCTGGCAGGCAGTGGTCGATCGCGTGGAACGCATGGGAGGCGATTGCCTTCGGTTTCAGTGCCGGGACGCCTCCGGGCGACCTGTCGGCGAAGACCAGAACTGGACGACCGACTCGTCAGCGGATCCCGGCGAGGCCCGCTGGGGATTCCAGTTCTCGCTGCGCCGCGAAGACGGCTCACGCGCAACGCTCGCCGCCGAAGGGATGACGCAACCCCACTCCGGCGGCCCCCGCGTCGACGACCTTCACCGCCTGTTCGCCTCCGTCTGCGGGGAACTTTCCGCCGACCGCGATTCCAGTCTCCGGACTCCGGAATTCGCCCCAGGCGCGGACCAGTTCGCCCCCGCCGCTTCGGATGTCCGACGACGGGCCGCCTGA
- a CDS encoding FtsW/RodA/SpoVE family cell cycle protein: MSPDSLWKRVPWTLLICTTGLVLLGLSGIARADELSTGTDRFPRQVLWATLAVPLLVVAAAVPYRSFKPSSYLLFAATLPLLIVVFFMPPRNGARSWIPLGFFDLQPSELAKLAFILALAHYLMYRDHYRRLPGLIPPFLVTLVPLALILKEPDLGSAMLFIPVLFAMLFAAGARLRHLTLVVALGIAMLPVFWLGMNAEQKSRITSLFAQTEGGPAPRGDGYHQHQSKLMLALGGAWGSEVAGMAVDDPGAYHLPAGQTDFVFCLVGERWGLGGCLLTLLLYAVLFARGLAIAAATREPFGRLVAVGIVALLASQTVINTGMTVGLMPITGITLPLMSYGGSSLLSTAVALGLLINVGLRPGYEVTPDPFRFAD; encoded by the coding sequence ATGTCGCCGGATTCGCTCTGGAAACGCGTTCCGTGGACCCTGCTGATTTGCACGACCGGTCTGGTGCTGCTCGGACTGAGCGGAATTGCCCGTGCTGACGAGCTCTCGACCGGGACCGACCGGTTTCCGCGCCAGGTTCTCTGGGCGACGCTCGCAGTTCCACTCCTCGTCGTCGCTGCTGCAGTCCCCTACCGATCCTTCAAACCATCGAGCTACCTTCTCTTCGCCGCCACGCTGCCGCTGCTGATCGTCGTCTTCTTCATGCCGCCTCGCAACGGCGCCCGGAGCTGGATCCCCTTGGGGTTCTTCGATCTCCAGCCCTCGGAACTCGCCAAACTGGCGTTCATCCTGGCGCTGGCTCACTACCTGATGTATCGCGACCACTACCGGCGCCTGCCGGGATTAATTCCCCCCTTTCTCGTCACGCTGGTCCCGCTGGCTCTGATTCTCAAGGAGCCCGATCTCGGTTCAGCCATGCTGTTCATCCCGGTCCTGTTCGCCATGCTCTTCGCCGCCGGCGCCCGCCTCCGGCACCTGACGCTCGTCGTCGCACTCGGCATCGCCATGCTCCCGGTCTTCTGGCTCGGCATGAACGCCGAACAAAAGTCCCGCATCACCAGCCTGTTCGCGCAGACTGAAGGCGGCCCGGCTCCCCGTGGCGACGGCTACCATCAGCACCAGTCCAAACTCATGCTCGCCCTCGGCGGAGCGTGGGGCAGCGAAGTCGCCGGCATGGCCGTCGACGACCCAGGCGCCTACCATCTCCCCGCCGGCCAGACCGACTTCGTCTTCTGCCTCGTTGGCGAACGCTGGGGACTCGGCGGCTGCCTCCTCACGCTGCTGCTCTACGCAGTCCTCTTCGCCCGCGGGCTGGCCATCGCGGCCGCGACCCGCGAACCCTTCGGGCGCCTTGTCGCGGTGGGAATCGTCGCCCTGCTGGCCTCGCAGACAGTGATCAACACCGGCATGACCGTCGGCCTGATGCCAATCACCGGAATCACCCTCCCCCTGATGAGCTACGGCGGCTCCAGCCTGCTCTCGACCGCCGTCGCCCTGGGACTGCTCATCAACGTCGGCCTCCGACCGGGCTACGAAGTCACGCCGGATCCATTCCGGTTCGCCGACTGA
- a CDS encoding response regulator: MTTILIVDDSKFSRGRVASALAPLGHQFVEADNGARALECIRQQLPDLLITDLLMPEIDGFGLLTALQQEGLQVPVIVISADIQTTSRARAIELGATDFINKPFQPSDLLQLASRALRAAEELPICR; the protein is encoded by the coding sequence ATGACCACGATTCTGATTGTCGACGACTCGAAGTTCAGCCGCGGTAGAGTTGCGTCGGCGCTGGCTCCGCTCGGACACCAGTTCGTCGAAGCCGACAATGGCGCAAGGGCGCTGGAGTGCATTCGCCAGCAGCTCCCGGATCTGCTCATCACAGACCTCCTGATGCCCGAGATCGACGGATTCGGTCTGCTGACCGCGTTGCAGCAGGAGGGCCTCCAGGTTCCCGTGATCGTAATCTCAGCCGACATTCAGACCACTTCTCGCGCCCGAGCGATCGAGCTCGGAGCGACCGATTTCATCAACAAGCCGTTTCAACCCTCCGACTTGCTCCAGTTGGCGTCCCGCGCACTCCGCGCCGCCGAGGAGCTCCCGATATGTCGTTGA